Genomic segment of Arachis hypogaea cultivar Tifrunner chromosome 16, arahy.Tifrunner.gnm2.J5K5, whole genome shotgun sequence:
GCTAACAACTTGTAGTGACTAACCGACCTCGTTTGCTTTTCTGCAGTGGAGATGTCTGCCTCGGTGACGGGTCTTCCTAACTTATTCCAAACTTTCCTGTGCGCTAGTGACGACGAAGGGGACAATGAGAAATCTGCCGCCGAGAAGTCTGCAGCTCCTCCGGAAGACAAGGCTACTACCGAGCAAGAAGCCGCGGTTGACGGTACTGGGACCTCGGCCCAAGCTGCCCAGGTCGAGGTCGACAAAGCGGTTCATGTTTCTCCCTAGCCTTAAGAGGAAGAGGAAAACGTCGTCCAGTCCTGAGGGGTGCTTACAGTTATGGAGAGGAATTTTGATGCAGGAAACTTTATAGATTCCCAGCTGATTCCTGGTACCGAGGAGTATTTCCATGAGTCTTCCCTTGctgggcaggcgaggtggatgtaccgtaCCCTTTTACGTGGCGCCGTGATAGCCCGGAAGGCCGAGTTTGAGCTATCCGGGATGGAGTCCCTTCGTAGAAGGTTGGAATCTACTGGGAAGGCTAACAACGAGCTAAAGAGTGAAGTTGAGACTCTCCGGGAGCAGTTGACCCAATCAAATGAGAAACTTGACGCCGCCGAGAAGAAAGCTACTGCTGCCGAGAAGAAAGCTGCCACTGTTGAGAAGAAGTTAGAAGAATCGGATGCCACGGTTTCTCGTCTTGTCGATCGTGAAATGACTTTGGAGAGCCAGGTCGGCGCGGCGCAGAAACGGGTGGCCGACATAGAGAAGGAAAAGCAGGTCGTGGAGGCCGAATTGGCAACGTGGAAAGCTAAGTATAAAGACGTCGTGAAACAGGGGAAGGGTGCGATTTTGGCGACCGAGGAGGCTCTTAAAGCTCAGGTCAAAATCATTGCTCCTGAGTTTGACACGTCGGCGATTGGTGTTCTCAAAGTCATCAAGGACGGCAAAGTTGTCGACGTCCCGAAGAAATGAATCCTCTGTTTAAAACTTTTTGTTTAGCCGTTTTATTTTGGCTTATGAACAATTTGACTTCTTAGTCGTTCGCCCGTATTGGCGTAGTAAACTTTTTCTCATTCGTCTGATTGTGTTATTGTTTCTATTAACCGTTTTTGGTTTATAGTCGTCGTTTATTCGTCTGATTGTGTTATCGTTTCTGTTAACCGTTTTTGGTTTATAGTCGTCGTTTATATCAACGGCTCGTGGCCTTTCGCGTAGTCATTTGTTACATCGGCAGTTGacgggctcccggggtgatcagtcccggggttGCGCGTCGTCGTTGGTCATGATGAGATGGTTTATCTGGAAAACAGGGAGACAAGACAGGAGAGAAAATTTGCACAAGTATATCTTATTCGGTAACCATATAAAGGGCTCGTAGGTCACTATGAAAAGTTCAAATTTGCAAATTAACTACTTAACTAGATTAGTCGGCATGTCGGTCCGTCCGCTAGGAGTAGAATCTTCTAAGGTTGTCTGCGTTCCATGTCCTCGGGACTTCCTTGCCATCAAGCCTTTCTAACTTGAAGGCACCTTTTCCCATCACTTTTTTgactctgtaggggccttcccagtttgccgctAGCTTGCCTGCTCCAGGGGTCGGTGGGCCGATATCGTTTCGCCTCAGGACGAGATCGTTCGGCTCGAATTCCCTCttgagcactttggtgttgtagcgcaGAGCCATTCTTTGTTTTAGCGCTATTTCTGTCAAATGGGCCATTTCCCTGGCTTCATCTATCAGGTCCTTTTCCACGGTTTCCTCTACTCCTTTCAAAAGTAACCGCAGGCTCGGTTCACCGATCTCTACGGGTATTACTGCATCCACCCCATACGTTAGCCGGAAGGGAGTTTCCTTAGTGGAGGATTGCTCAGTTGTTCGGTAGGACCAGAGAACCAATACTAGTTCGTCGGCCCAAGCACCCTTTTTAttatccaacctcttcttcagccCTGAAAGGATAATCTTGTTGGCGGACTCCACCTGTCCGTTCGtctgggggtgttctaccgaaGAGAACCTTTGTCTTATACCCAGGCCGTTAAGGAATTCCGTGAACTTTTTGTCAGTAAATTGTGTGCCGTTGTCTGAGATGACGACTTCTGGTATCCCAAATcgtgttatcacctgcctccacatgaatttcCTGCAATTGGACGAGGATATGCTAGCTAGTGGttcggcctctatccatttggtgtagtagtcaattGCGACTATGAGGTACTTGACTTGTCCAGGGCCGACCGGGAAGGGccctaagaggtcgactccccattgagaAAATGGCCGGGAGGTCGTTAGCAAGCTTAACTCGGAGGCCGGCGCCCTGGCGAAGTTGGCATTCTGTTGGCACTTTACACATTTTTTGACAAACTCCTTGGAGTCCGCCATCATTGACGGCCAATAGTATCCAGCTCGGATTAATTTCCTCGCTAAGGCCTTGCCTCCGATGTGGTGCCCACAGCAGCCTTCATGGACTTCCCTGAGGACGTAGTCGTCTGGTCGGGGTGTAGGCACTTCAGTAGGGGCTGGTTGAGCCCTTTCCTGAACAGCTGTCCTTGGATGACGGCGTACTTGGCTGCTTCCCTTCTCAATTTCGCCGCGTCCTTTTCGTCGTTAGGGAGTTTGCCGTGTTCTAGGAagttggtgatggggtctagccaTGAAGAGCCTAGGCTTGTCATGTGCAGTGTGACCGCTGGTTCCCTCGTCATACCTTGAATGAGAGACCGGTTGCCTTCTCCCGGCTTCGTGCTGGCCAACTTTgataggaggtctgcccgtgtgttcctttctcttggtACGTGATGGATCGTGACCTCTTCAAacttttggctcaagcttttaacTTTTTCCAAGTACTTTTGTAGCAatgggtctttggcttggtagctcccgttTACTTGGGAGGTGACGACTTGGGAATCGCTGCATATTTCCAGTCTTCTTGCTCCGACTTCCGCTGCTAGGGTTAAGCCTCCTAtaagggcttcatattctgcctggttgttcgaTATGGGAAATTCGAATCTGATCGACTGTTCGTATACAACCCCAATCGGGCTTTCCAGGATGATCCCGGCACCTCCAAAagtctggttggaggctccgtccacatggagcttccaccgtgtactCACTTCTTCGCTTGGATCCCCTGTTACGTCTACTAGAAAATCTGCCATCGCCTGCGCCTTGATGGCTTGCCGGGGTTCGTATCGTATATCATACTGGAGAGTTCGAtggaccaagtcatcattcttcccgccagATCGGGTTTTTGAAGTACTTGCCGGATCCCTTGGTCCGTTCTGACGACAACTTGGTGACTTTGGAAGTACTGCTTTAACCTTCGTGAGGAAGTCAGAAGTGCTAGGGCTAGCTTTTCCAACTTGCTGTACTTTAATTCTGCTCCTTGCAAGGCCCTGCTTATGAAATAGACTGGTTGTTGAGCTTTTCCGTCCTCCCGCACCAGAACTGCAGCCAGGGCTTCCCCCGTTATAGCGAGGTATAGGTATAGTGGTTCCCCGTCCTTTGGCTTCCCGAGGACGGGTGGTGCCGCCAAGATTTCCTTGAAGTGCCGAAAGGCCTCTTCACATGCGGGTGTCCACTCAAACGCCATCCCTTTCTTCATGAGGTTAAAGAATGGCAGGGCCTTTGTTGCCGAGGCTCCGAGAAACCGGGATAATGAGGTCAACCGCCCTGCCAACCTTTGGACGTCCTTGATGcaacccgggctcttcatctggagtaTTGCCTGGCATTTCTCCGGGTTAGCTTCTACCCCTTTCTGAGTTATCATGAATCCCAAAAACTTGCCGGCTTCCATGGCGAAGGCGCACTTGAGGGGATttagcctcatgccgtgttgccgGAGAGACATGAAAACCTTTCCTAGATCCTTTATGAGGTCGTCAGGTTGCGTTGTCTTTGCGAGGATATCGTCGACATAGACCTCCACTGTCTTGCCTATCAGATCGTGGAAAATCTTGCTCATATGTCTTTGGTATGTCGCCCCTGCGTTTTTCAGGCCGAATGGCATCACCCTGTAACAGAAGgttcctcctggcgttatgaatgCCGTTTTGTCTTCGTCTGGACGGTGCATCGGTATGTGGTTATAAccggagtaggcatccatgaagcttagATAGCGGTAGCCCGCCGCCGCGTCGACGAGTGCGTCTATGTTAGGGTGGGGGAAACAATCCTTAGGGCATGCCTTGTTAAGGTCAgagtagtctacgcacattctccacttgccATTGTGTTTTTTCACTAGGACTACATTCGAGAGCCACGTCGAGTAGTCCACTTCTCGTATGAAACCTGCTTCCAGGAGGCTGGCTGtttgcctggccacctcctctgccctTTCTGCCGACATCTTTCTCCTCCGTTGCGCTACCGGGCGTGCTTCCGACCTGACAGCCAGATGGTGTGACATGATTTCTGGATCTATGCTTGGCATGTCGGCTGGTGTCCAAGCGAACAAATCCCTGTTGGCCCTTATCATTTCGATCAGGGTCTCTTTTAACTCACGTGGCAGGTTCTTATTGATGAACGTGAACTTCTCTTCCGTGTCACCGATCACGAATTTTTCCAGATCCCCTTCCGGTTCTGGTCTTGGTTTGTCGTCTACTCTGGAGTCCAGGTCGGCTAGGAACACACCGGATGCCTCTCTGGATTTCCTTCTCAGGGATAAGCTGGCATTATCGCATGCGACTGCCGTCTCGAGATCCCCTCTTAAGGACCCTATGGACCCGTCGTCGGTAACGAACTTCATGACTAGCAGCTTAGTGTTGATTATCGCTTCAACATCGTTTATCGTCTTCCTTCccaagatgatgttgtaggcGGTGGAATCTCGGAGGATTACGAACTCGGCCATCGCCGATCTTCGACCTTGGGCTTGCCCTACCGAGATTGGTAGGGATATTACTCCGTCCggtttgatgaagtggtcgcccaaCCCAATAACCCCATGCTGGTGAGTCGTCAGGTCGGCATCCTTTAGCCCTAGCGCGTCAaacacgttgcggaacatgatATTTGAATCGGCTCCTGTGTCGACAAGGATCCgtttgacgaggccggttcccactctggccgtAATAACCATGGGGGGGTTTTTCGGGGCGTCGTTGAACCATTGATCTTCCGGGCCGAAAGAAATGGAGGGAGGCTTCTTAGAGCTTCGCACCGGCGGGGAAGAGACCGTCAAGACCTTAGCATCTTTCTTGTGTGCCGACCGGGATTTTGGCGCGGCGTTTTTGGCTGTCACCACGTTTATCACGGTGATGCCGTGGTCCCTTTCTTCTGGCTCTTGTCGCCGTTTGGCCGAGTGGGTCTTGCCTTCCTCGTCTTGGTCGCGGTGGCGCCTCCTCGGTTCTCTGATGAGGTGGGAGAATGTTGCTAGTTTACCTTCTCTTATCGCTTGTTCGAGTGCATCTTTCAGGTCGAAATAGTCCTGCGTTTGATGGCCATAACCCTTGTGGTAATCGCAatagaggttcttgtttcctcccgtACGGTCCTTGAGCGGTCGGGGTTTCGGCAGAATTCCCTTCTCAGCTATTTGCTGATAGACTTCCACGATAGGGAGAGTGAGTGGGGTGTAGTTAGTGAATTTCCCGACCCGAGGGAACGGCCTGGGTGCCTTGCTTGGTGCCTCCTCCCTGGCTTGTTCCTTTGCTCTTTCTCCGTTACCCGGTTGCCGAGCTTGGTTGTAACCGGactgccgtttattggcagccacgactcggctgacttcctcgtcattTATATACTCCTTGGCCACCGTTTGGATCTCGTGCATCGTCCAAACTGGTTTCGTGGTAAGGTGCTTTCGAAAGTTTTCGTTGAGGAGGCCGTTCGTCAAGCAAAGGctggccaccgagtcggttaagccgtcgatttccaagcattcgtcgttgaaccgaTCCAGGTACTTTCGGGTCGGCTCTCCTTGTCTTTGTGTTATCCCCAAAAGGTTGATTGGGTGCTTTGCCTTTGCTATTCGCGTCGTAAACTGGGCCAGGAACGCACGACTGATGTCCGAGAAGCTGTAGATGGATCCCTGCGGGAGGCCGTTAAACCACCTGATCGCGGGTCCCGCCAGGGTCACCGGAAAAGCTTGGCACCTTACCTCGTCCCCTACCCCCTCTAGGTTCATCCTTGCCTCGAAAGCTATGAGATGTTCTAGGGGGTCTTGAgttccatcgtacctcatgtccgttggtttgtcgaagtgttTCGACAACCGGACTTCGAGGATGGA
This window contains:
- the LOC112805919 gene encoding uncharacterized protein, whose product is MHEIQTVAKEYINDEEVSRVVAANKRQSGYNQARQPGNGERAKEQAREEAPSKAPRPFPRVGKFTNYTPLTLPIVEVYQQIAEKGILPKPRPLKDRTGGNKNLYCDYHKGYGHQTQDYFDLKDALEQAIREGKLATFSHLIREPRRRHRDQDEEGKTHSAKRRQEPEERDHGITVINVVTAKNAAPKSRSAHKKDAKVLTVSSPPVRSSKKPPSISFGPEDQWFNDAPKNPPMVITARVGTGLVKRILVDTGADSNIMFRNVFDALGLKDADLTTHQHGVIGLGDHFIKPDGVISLPISVGQAQGRRSAMAEFVILRDSTAYNIILGRKTINDVEAIINTKLLVMKFVTDDGSIGSLRGDLETAVACDNASLSLRRKSREASGVFLADLDSRVDDKPRPEPEGDLEKFVIGDTEEKFTFINKNLPRELKETLIEMIRANRDLFAWTPADMPSIDPEIMSHHLAVRSEARPVAQRRRKMSAERAEEVARQTASLLEAGFIREVDYSTWLSNVVLVKKHNGKWRMCVDYSDLNKACPKDCFPHPNIDALVDAAAGYRYLSFMDAYSGYNHIPMHRPDEDKTAFITPGGTFCYRVMPFGLKNAGATYQRHMSKIFHDLIGKTVEVYVDDILAKTTQPDDLIKDLGKVFMSLRQHGMRLNPLKCAFAMEAGKFLGFMITQKGVEANPEKCQAILQMKSPGCIKDVQRLAGRLTSLSRFLGASATKALPFFNLMKKGMAFEWTPACEEAFRHFKEILAAPPVLGKPKDGEPLYLYLAITGEALAAVLGLARSRIKVQQVGKASPSTSDFLTKVKAVLPKSPSCRQNGPRDPASTSKTRSGGKNDDLVHRTLQYDIRYEPRQAIKAQAMADFLVDVTGDPSEEVSTRWKLHVDGASNQTFGGAGIILESPIGVVYEQSIRFEFPISNNQAEYEALIGGLTLAAEVGARRLEICSDSQVVTSQVNGSYQAKDPLLQKYLEKVKSLSQKFEEVTIHHVPRERNTRADLLSKLASTKPGEGNRSLIQGMTREPAVTLHMTSLGSSWLDPITNFLEHGKLPNDEKDAAKLRREAAKYAVIQGQLFRKGLNQPLLKCLHPDQTTTSSGKSMKAAVGTTSEARP